TTCGATGAGGTCTAGATGAGCATTCGTTTAGGCCCCTTAACTTGACGTTTAGTTCATTCCACAGCGCCAGTTCTGCTTACCAAAATTGGCCCACTAGATACTCGGATTAGTCGCCGAAGCTTCAGCGTTCAAGCAAGCTCGGTATCTCACCCATTTAAAGTTTGAGAATAGGTTGAGGACGTTTCGTCCCCAAGACCTCTAATCATTCGCTTTACCGGATGAAACTCCTCCGTTTCCGCGAGTACCAGCTATCCTGAGGGAAACTTCGGAGGGAACCAGCTACTAGATGGTTCGATTAGTCTTTCGCCCCTATACCCAGCTCTGACAATCGATTTGCACGTCAGAATTGCTACGGACCTCCACCAGAGTTTCCTCTGGCTTCATCCTGGCCAGGCATAGTTCACCATCTCTCGGGTCCCAACATGTCTGCTCATGGTACTTGCCGACAGCACGCGTGCTAGGACACTCCGGACAGAGCAGGATCGGAAGGCAAAACCGCGCGGGACGAACCCGGATGAGAGCCGAAACCCCCACCCGAAGCCCGCCTAACGCGCGGCGCGCCAACCGAGAGCCCAAGCAACGCCGACGAGGCCAACAACAGATTTGCACGACGGCGTCGAATGGCAAGTCCCGAGCCTGCGCCCCCCTGCGTACAAGCGCCTCCCGCGAAGGAGACGGACCACCGAGCACCCGCGAGGCCGGAGGTAAGCGACGGGGAAAAGGGACTCACCCCGCGCCCCCCCCTCGACCCCGCCTTGGGATGGGAGACTCTGCGGCAGCGGCCGGTCGGGGATCGGCCCCGGAGGACGCCGACCGAGGCCCGAAGACCCCGGGACGCccccctttcactttcattacGCCTCTGGGTTTAGTGCGCCCAATGACTCGCACACATGTTAGACTCCTTGGTCCGTGTTTCAAGACGGGTCGGGTGGGTCACCGACCTTTTGCACGCCGCGAGAGGGTTTGCCCCTCTGCTACACGACCGTCGCAGGGCAGCCAGGACACCAGAGGTTTCCCCCTTCGACCGCGTAAACGCAGACGTCGGGGTACCAATCCGCCTGGGCCTTCGACGTCCCCAGCAACGGGTCGCGGCGACCTACATCACGAGGGGAAATACGCCCGCCGGCGCCGGCTCGGACGTGGGCACGCCCAAGGATTCCTGGGTCGCATAAGCGAATTCCGCCGCCCAGCCAGCTTTGGCCGACGAGCTGAATCCCCTCGGTTCGACCTTCGAGGTCCCACCCGTTTGGCTCCTAACGGTTTCACGTACTCTTGAACTCTCTCTTCAAAGTTCTTTTCAACTTTCCCTCACGGTACTTGTTCGCTATCGGTCTCGTGGTCATATTTAGCCTTAGATGGAGTTTACCACCTGCTTAGGGCTGCATTCTCAAGCAACCCGACTCTACGGAGAGGCCCTTTCCGACAATCTCTCGCGTACCCTCGCGGGCTCCGCCACACGGGCCTGTCACCCTCCATGGGTAGTGGCCGCTTTCAAGCATAACTTAGGCGGTGAGAGACTGCGTGCCGGACTCTCCGAAACGCAACACCCCTGGCGCCGGGTCACGACGCCAGGTTATGCGCTGGGCTTTTCCCGGTTCAGTCGCCCTTACTAAGGGAATCCCTGTTGGTCTCTTTTCCTCCGCTTATTAATATGCTTAAATTTGGCGGGTACTCTACCCTAACACGAGGTCGACATTGGAGCAGCAGCAAGAAGAGATCCTTGTTGctggcgggaggagaggagttgcCTCGCTCTCCAGCTCGTCGGTCCCTTCCTTTGAATAATGGCTGCCAgtcggctgtggtggtggtgcacaCAGACACGCGGGACGCGGTTGTTGTTTGCGTCTGCTCGCAGCAAGCAGAGGTAGGGTGATCCGGGTGAGTCGAGTAAATAACCGGCCCGGTCGCCTTATCCTGCCTATCACGCGAAGCAGAGCCACCTTAGCCCGTCCGACTCATAGCGGCACAGGTTGGGATTCCGAAACGAGACAGGACACGGATAGCGACAacagcagacgaggaggaggcagtCCCGAAGagaccacctccttctcctcctccctgctgcGTTTGTAAGCTCCGTGTCACCGACGTACGCGCCCGTCAGAGACGTGACGCGGCCGGTAACTATTCATGGCCTTAAGGGAACGCCCGCTAGTAGCAACAGGCGAAACTCCCCAATGCGGTCGATGTCATAGCCCGACCCTCGTGTAGGAGTGACGGCAGTACATGAGAGTGCCGCCGCGGCAATGTGCGTTTGACTTGTCGATGTATCTGGTATTCTTGCGATTCACATACCGACACGCAGCTTGCTGCGGTCTTCATCGACCACGATCCGAGTGATCCACCGTTAagagttgtatttttgttttacgtcGGACGCTGCCGACTCTCATCAGCAGACTTCCGCCGTCTCTGCCTCGGGAGACGATGTGAGAAGACGTAGTGTCTAGGGCTTGACTGTGTGCTTATTCCACCCGGGGAAGGGTTGGTTTAAGAAGAGTAGTCGCCGGCTGGTGCGTCGGAAGCTCTGCCCGCCTCACGACAGCGACGCGTGGTTGGTCCTCGCCTTCGCCTCGCACGaggcaaagggagggaagaatggatgaTAGCCGGGACAGTCTGAGTCCCGGCCACCTAGCGTGTTTGGTTTTGGATTTTGCCAGCCTCGGGCAAACACGGTAATGATCCTTCCGCAGGTTCACCTACGGAAACCTTGTTACGTCTTTTAATTCCTCTAAATGATCAGGTTTGGACATCTTTCCGTCAGCTGGAGGTGCCGAAAGCCCAGCGGCGGAACCGCGTGGGCCCGGCATCCAAGAGCGGCAATCCGAAGGCCTCACTAAATCATTCAatcggtagtagcgacgggcggTGTCTACAAAGGGCAGGGACGTAATCAACGCAAGCTCATGACTTGCGCTTACTGGGAATTCCTCGTGCATGGGAGACAATTGCAAACCCCAATCCCTATCATGAAAGGATTTCAACGGGTTACCCGCTCCTCTCGGATGGGGAGGACACGTTGATCCCTTCAGTGTAGCGCGCGTGCGGCCCAGAACATCTAAGGGCATCACATACCTGTTATTGCTCAGTCTCGTGCGGCTAAAGTtgccgcttatctctctaagaaGAAGCTGCGAACTGGACACCAATTGGTGGAGATCCGTCAACTAGTTAGTAGGCCAGAGTCTCGTTCGTTATCGGAATTAACCAGACAAATCGCTCCACCAACTAAGAACGGCCATGCACCACCACCCACCGAATCGAGAAAGAGCTCTCAATCTGTCAATCCTTCCGGTGTCTGGGCCTGGTGAGGTTCCCCGTGTTGAGTCAAATTAAGCCGCAGGCTCCACTCCTGGTGGTGCCCTTCCGTCAATTCCTTTAAGTTTCAGCTTTGCAACCATACTTCCCCCGGAACCTAAAGACTTTGGTTTCCCGGAAGCTGCCCGCCGGGTCATGGGAATAACGCCGGCGGATCGCTGGTCAGCATCGTTTATGGTTAGAACTTCAAACCTCTAACTTTCGTTCTTGATTAATAAAAACATCCTTGGCAAATGCTTTCGCAGTAGTTCGTCTTGCGACGGTCCAAGAATTTCACCTCTAGCGTCGCAATACGAATGCCCCCGCCTGTTCCTATTAGTCATTACCTCGGGTTCAGAAAACCGACAAAATAGAACCGAGGTCCTATTCCATTATTCCATGCATAGGCATTCAGGCCGTAAGTGTAGCCTGCTTTGAGCACTCTAATTTTTTCAAAGTAAACTCTGCCGGCCACGCGGGATACTCGATGAAGAGCACCCCGTGCGAGCCAGCGGGCTGTTGTGGCTGTTCGGAGCGTGACAGTATGCACCGGGCGGTGAACCGTCAGTCCAGAACTGAAATCCAACCTCGAGCTTTTTAACCGCAACAACTTTAATATACGCTATTGGAGCTGGAATTACCGCGGCCGCTGGCACCAGACTTGCCCTCCAATAGATCCTCGTCATAGGATTTAAAgtgtactcacacacacacaaaaaaaatgtgttaCCAAAAATAAGACGTGCATACTTatctgataaataaataaacatgaaattgcagaaaaaaataacttaatATATTTACTCCATACCCACTGACATAATAAGGTAACTCTAAACCACATTAGATGATAATCTTGTTGCAACAGCATCACCAGTACTTATCACTCGAATCCGTCACCTGATACAGAATCTTGGCATTACATGCAACTTACAAGCAGTTTGCTGTGGTCACTGCACACATGTTTCCCACAACGTCAGTTTATTAGCACCGTGGGGTGACAAGACACCCCAAAGGAGACAAATGTGTCTTTATTTCAAAGGACCTGCCACGGGACTATGAACATTTCAGTGGTCTCTCCTCTCACGTATCCAGGAAGGTTCTAGAAAAGAGAGGGATCTAAGTGTTGCCAATTCAAGACGGTAATCAAAAACATTTGGGGGGGGGAGTCAAACACCCCAGGATACTAGTGTAGGGTTAAGGAAAGCCTACCATCGCTATAGGGCAGGACgtcaaaaaagagagaaaataaaatgagaccAAGTAAAAATGTTCGTCGGTTACACCCAACTATAGAGGGGttgtatagaggggttgcactgacgtcacaccgcttcgctttttttttaggaaaaacaactgtcagccattttgggaggcacgagcgatcacctgagcccctgccccctgatgatggctggcacgtgcctcccgtcttcatatCATAATCTAAGTGAgtatgcaaaaaatctggacagtaAGGCTAGGCTTCCTTATATAACTATCCGTTAGGCTGGCAAATGATGATAGACACaccgtatatacatttattatcaaacttcaagatacatttgatgatgataaatatgaatatatgactaattaaACCCCTGGCAtccccgggcggtgtttagtaagagcatcagaacgtaaggggttcgcaaaaagcccgCTGACctctatacttggcagccccagtctacctaccgcgagtggcagtgtagcacctatcagtccaagtctctctctctctctctctctctctctctctctctctctctctctctctctctctctctctctctctctctctctctcacacccgacctctgctgagagaaggtcgtgacctcaccccgctgcgccccacaacatcgcttgccctgtgttttcgtcgtgctcttgggcgtttgtgtgttctcgcttgtggaccttgtgtgttgcctgtgatttcccgacacgtgtttggtgtgtgttcgcttgtggtttctgcctgtggttgcctctgtgatttgtgtttccggtgtttttgcgtgtgatctggctgtctccgggtgttctgcgtgggtttcagagtgattcaagtgtgttgtgtttccggtgttttttgcgtgtgatctggctgtttccgggtgttctgcgtgggtttcagagtgattcaggtgtgttgtgtttccggtgtttttgcgtgtgatctggctgtttccgggtgttctgcgtgggtttcagagtgattcaagtgtgttgtgtttccggtgtttttgcgtgtgatctggctgtttccgggtgttctgcgtgggtttcagggtgattcaagtgtgttgtgtttccggtgtttttgcgtgtgatctggctgtttccgggtgttctgcgtgggtttcagagtgattcaagtgtgttgtgtttccggtgtttttgcgtgtaatctggctgtttccgggtgttctgcgtggatttcagagtgattcaagtgtgttgtgtttccggtgtttttgcgtgtgatctagCTGTTTCCGgatgttctgcgtgggtttcagagtgattcaagtgtgttgtgtttccggtgtttttgcgtgtgatttggctgcttctaagtgtactgcgtgggtttcagagcgttttgagtgtgctgttttgtttccggtgtttttgcgtgtgatttggctgttttcgagtgttctgcgtttcgagtgtgttgtgtttccagtgcttttacgtgtgatttggatgtttatagtgctctgcgtgggtttcagagtgttttgagtgtgctgttgtacttccggtgtttttgcgagtgacttgagggtgtttagtcgtgcttgtgcttgggtttctgagtgtttcgtgtgtcccgagtgtgactttgtgttcccgagtgtctcacgcgtgatttgggtgtgtcgacaacccaccctttgaattccctgaagattcaatctgctcctcctcattacaccctctttaaatcccctagaggattaacacttccgacacccctttccctcacctcacctaagcccggCCCCACCATCGCTCaactcacatcccttttgctcctcctcatcccctagaggattagcccttcctactcctccctcacctccacatatttctaagccctccccccctcactcaccttacctcacatcctatttacccatcccttcacccaccttacctcgcctctttcttaacctttcttgttctcactcacctcacatcccttcctactcctcctctctcccacttacctcctttcccaaactccctctcactcatctcacctatttcctaaccctccttgatctcacacacctcactcaccgcctccctttccccttctttactcacctcacatcccttcctactcctcctctctcccacctcacctatttcctaaccctccttgatatcacacacctcactcactgcctctctttccccctctttactcacctcacatctcttcctactcctcctctctcccacctcacctatttcctaaccctccttgatctcacacacctcactcaccgcctccctttccccctctttactcacctcacatcccttcctactcctctctcccacctcacctatttcctaaccctccttgatctcacacacctctctttccccctctttactcacctcacatcccttcctactcctcctctctctcacttttcctccattactaaactacctctcacacacctcaccccctttcctaatccccttcactctgtgtttttatctctttcatttcagctaagatggcgcctaagaagtgcagtacttgtaacggtagcttctcagctcacttttttacagggcgttctgctgtctgtcgactgtgtctctgtaggcagcatctcgagacaagactgcaggagcaggaagagaagatgaaagaaggccagaataaaataatagagctttctctcaccaggcagcatctcgagacaagactgcaggagcaagaagagaagatggaagcaggtcagaataaaataatagagctttctcgcactgttgcctccttgcaggaattcatccaggctaacgttgctgtggtgccaaacccttctccaaccgcccccttgccctcagcggtaccgtcgacaccagcggacaacaccacgctacgggaggatgctagtggcactgaccatgatggcttcaccgtcgtgaatggaggagccaaaccagccagacaagcgatttatcctgttcattgcttcaacaggtttgccattctggaggaggaggacgagcaggagagcaccttcctggtgggagactccatgattcgccagcaggtcgttgagttctgcggcagagttcctcgtcgaagacggaactattgctatcctggtgctgggatcgacgacataactgctgctcttgaggagatctccccccaggctactaatgattcactgtttgttattcacacaggtacgaacgacgtcaccacgacccggtctgaggaactcctggagaagtaccgtaggctcatccagcagtataagactaaatcccctaacattttgatttcaggagttctaccacggacttgggcggagagcgactttttcagtaaggccttcagcctaaccCTATACTTCccaagttttcctttttttgagaaaaaaataatgttgctGTTCTTTGCATTTGTTTCCATCAATAATATCTAATCATTTTGAATTTTTCATCATATTACATATATTAAATGATACAGAATTAGAGGACTAATTCGTCCATATGGGCACAGTGAATAATGGGTAATTtcttaataaaagaaaacaagtattTCTACATTCAAGGTAAAGTCGTCTTTGACTTGATTAAGTGTTTATTTTTGTTAAACAGTGGTTACAATGTACATATAAAGCAGTTTTGATGTCATTTTGCATCAAATACTGATATAGTAAAAAAATTACATTTTCAATTCCTTGACTAGAACTGAACTAGAAATTCattgtaaaaaaataacattttcACTTCTTTGACTAGAACTGAACTAGAAATTCCCTGAAAAAATTAATGGATATTcttattatgaaaaaaaataataagttccATTTCCCTTTATCGCCTAATACAGGCATTATCTAACGAGTATGAAATTGTACAAAACAGTTTTGCTTTCCATTCAGGCAAAGGTTTACTTTGCATTTAGAGCATGTGATATTTGTTTTTCCACTGCATCCTTTCCTCTTACACATCCTTCTTTGTTCCTCTACAGCAGGCCAGTGGCCAACACTGTCATATCTGATAGGATGATCAGGCAATGCTTGAGGCCTACCAGCTTTTTTCACTTTGGGTCCTGCATCAGTAGCATCTGAAAGAGATGGTCTTCCTCTTTTGCGATTTAATTCTTTGCCTCCCTTTATCAGGGAAAATGCTACTTTTATTTTGAAAAATGCCAGAGGAATTACCTCTGACTTTGGTAGCTTGAGGTGGAGAGCATCCCTTCTATAGAGAAGCCAGCTGTTGACAATCACCATGTCAATCATGTGAAAGATCAAACGGTGGTAATATTTTTTTGCTCCAATGTTGATTCTGTACAGAGCAATTAGACAGTCTGCCAGATCCACCCCTCCCATTGACTTGTTATACCATTTGATGATATCTGGGCAACTGATTTCAATCCTTTGGGAGAGTTTTTTATCCCACCTTGACACCTTTCCTAGCGGTAGTGCTTTGGCAAAAGTGGACACAAGATTAACTATTTTGTTGTCATACCATTTGACATAGGTTATCTCTATTCCATCATTATCACACTTTAGTTCTTCATAAGcacctctcccttttttcataaGATCCTTTTCATCATGTTTTCCCTTCTTTATGCCTGGTAGGCGTGCTTGACGCACTGTACCACAACACCAAATTTTTCTTGTTGCTAAGTGCCTGAGCAAAGGTAGAGATGTGAACCAGTTATCAAAAAACAAGTAATGATTACAGTCAGATGGTATGATTTGACATAAATGCAGAACTACATTTGAACTTGGACCTAGGTCAGGTACTGTAGGATCATTCACAGGATTGATTTTTCCAGTATATGGGATAAAATCATGTGTCATGCCATCCTTGCCAGCCAAAACAAAGAATTTGTAACCATATTTGTGTGGCTTGCTAGGAACATATTGTTTCAGGTAACTTCTTCCTTTAAAAGGAACCATCTGTTCATCAATGCAAAGCTCTTGCTCCATTGGTATTTGATGGAATTTTTCCCTGAGGTGATCTACCATAGGCCGCACCTTGAAAAGCCTATCCTTATTCTCTCTGGAATTCTGGGTCTCAGTACTGTTGTCCACCATATGAAAGTTAGTCTTGATAAGCTCCCAACGGTTACGACTCATAACTGTTGAAGTGACATCTCTCATATCACCTAAATGGTGGGACCAATGCATCCTAACATTAGGAAGTTTGCTAATGGAAAAGTAGATACACAAACCAATCCATTGTTCAAGCTCATTACGATCCACATTGAGAGGCTTGTTTGAGTTTTTTTGTACTAGGTAAAGGTTTGATTGTGTTACAAATAAATCAAGGAGGTCATCTGTAAGGAATTGCCTTACATATTCAATGGGTTGACGTAAATCATCAGCATACTCATGATCTGGGCCAAGATAACTGTAATTATTTGTAACATCATTGTGATCAGAAGGCACCCATGATGTAGATGTTCTGGCATTAGCTCGAGCTCTTCTGGCTGTGACTTGTGGGGCCTCTTCATTCTCCACTGTAGCTTCTGCAACCTCCAAAACAACAGTATCATCTTCTGAGAGTGGCAGGTATGCTTCTGCATCAAAGGTAGCCCTTTCAGCATGAATATCTTCAGTTTGTACTGTATctagaaaaaagataagaaaggaagttatatatatatatatatatatatatatatatatatatatatatatatatatatatatatatatatatatatatatatatatatatatatatatatatatatatatatatagtgcagGTCATGATTCAACCAAGAAAGAGTCTCAACTTACCAGTGAGTAGATTTGTGGGCATGACAGGGtcatctacctcctcttcttcaggtTCCACatcactttcttcattttctaggTTGATTTCTTGCGCATATTCTTGATCTCTTGCACGTAGCCTGTCAATCTGTCTGCCATAAAATGTAGTCGACGGGATATCTGAAATAGAAACCAACGATAATAAtacaacaatataaataaataaataaatagataataataataaaataataataataataataataataataataataataataataataataataaactctaGGCTCTATGAATGACAATGATATAGTACATAACAATAGCCTACAATATAATATGTATCAACATTAgattataaatatatgtacatttTCTTTATCGAGTAGGTATAATAGAAAACGGAACGTGATGTTCCCAACTGGACGAACTCGTCTGCTAAACTAATACTATTGTATAAGCTACAAACTTTATCTAACTCTGATTTTATACATACTACACCTAAGTATAACTATTCAACAACTTCTCTGATTTTTTCTATATGCAAAACTTACTTGATATTTCATCCATGTGGTCATAAATGAGAGCGCCTGCAGCAAAATCAGGCACGTCCACCTCCCTCAATTGTCAGGCGCATACTGAGCTGTAAACAGTAGAAAGTGGGCGGAGTCACGTGTGGCGGGATGCACAAATACCAGACGAATTCGTCGGCTTGGGAAACAAGATCATATATGCAGTGTATTGCCCATAGAGTCCTGTTATAAATTACCGGACGAATTCGTCCGGGTGGGAAGTATAGagagcctaaacaaccgcttacagactctttgtagggagcttgacgtggagttcctaaacgcatgggacaatttctatggacaaaatgagctctttcacagggacggattgcacttttctcccatcggggcagccagactcggaaggctcctcaacgaagcagtgcgtgtcatccgaacaaaaaacgagtcacggccacgtccctccaccccacccgtgtaaatagacgccgtgcatcgcaacaaacccgtaaccgtgatcccgcaagtaccaccacctctattactaagactctagataacttaaaaatccttagtttcaatttgatgaactgagatgtcttgctttaacagaaaattttgacataattgctataaccgaaacatttatcgacaccacaaatattgatttaagttcagaatacaacatagatggctacagactcttcaacaaagatcgtgtaaaccgtagaggcggtggcgtcgccctttatgtcaaaagctatttgcaacccactgacaaaacaccgggaaacagtaacgttgaacatttgtgcgtgcgagtaaacattgcaaaagtcaactt
The sequence above is a segment of the Eriocheir sinensis breed Jianghai 21 unplaced genomic scaffold, ASM2467909v1 Scaffold680, whole genome shotgun sequence genome. Coding sequences within it:
- the LOC126993820 gene encoding piggyBac transposable element-derived protein 3-like, which encodes MDEISNIPSTTFYGRQIDRLRARDQEYAQEINLENEESDVEPEEEEVDDPVMPTNLLTDTVQTEDIHAERATFDAEAYLPLSEDDTVVLEVAEATVENEEAPQVTARRARANARTSTSWVPSDHNDVTNNYSYLGPDHEYADDLRQPIEYVRQFLTDDLLDLFVTQSNLYLVQKNSNKPLNVDRNELEQWIGLCIYFSISKLPNVRMHWSHHLGDMRDVTSTVMSRNRWELIKTNFHMVDNSTETQNSRENKDRLFKVRPMVDHLREKFHQIPMEQELCIDEQMVPFKGRSYLKQYVPSKPHKYGYKFFVLAGKDGMTHDFIPYTGKINPVNDPTVPDLGPSSNVVLHLCQIIPSDCNHYLFFDNWFTSLPLLRHLATRKIWCCGTVRQARLPGIKKGKHDEKDLMKKGRGAYEELKCDNDGIEITYVKWYDNKIVNLVSTFAKALPLGKVSRWDKKLSQRIEISCPDIIKWYNKSMGGVDLADCLIALYRINIGAKKYYHRLIFHMIDMVIVNSWLLYRRDALHLKLPKSEVIPLAFFKIKVAFSLIKGGKELNRKRGRPSLSDATDAGPKVKKAGRPQALPDHPIRYDSVGHWPAVEEQRRMCKRKGCSGKTNITCSKCKVNLCLNGKQNCFVQFHTR